The Magnolia sinica isolate HGM2019 chromosome 9, MsV1, whole genome shotgun sequence genome contains a region encoding:
- the LOC131255301 gene encoding disease resistance protein RPM1-like, translating to MAESAVNFLIQYFGPLLVNEVQSLKGVRGEVRELINEFESIRSVLRDADARQDTDEGLKTWVKQIREVAYDVEDVLDEFMLSQAQQQQGAWGCINFLHILIKQFMVRHKTASSIRDIKTRVSKIKERKDAYSLYSIAQTSSSKKMSDQWYDPRLKALFIEEADLVGIDVPRSQLIEWLVDEDSRLSTISVVGMGGLGKTTLVKKVYDNQQVKKCFETYAWITVSQSFKAEELLRTMVKQFFKEKKDPSPQGLDVMTQVELIQVLRSYLQNKRYVLVLDDVWEADVWNFIGNALPNNENGSRVMITTRKGDVASSSCIGPSDLIYNLQPLHPTEAWSLFCKKAFHSHNENRCPPGLEKLSESFVDKCGGLPLALQEN from the coding sequence atggcaGAGAGTGCTGTGAACTTCTTAATACAATACTTTGGGCCTTTGCTAGTGAATGAAGTGCAGTCGTTGAAGGGGGTCCGCGGAGAAGTCCGTGAACTCATAAATGAGTTTGAAAGCATCAGATCCGTCTTAAGGGATGCCGATGCAAGACAAGATACCGATGAAGGCCTCAAGACATGGGTGAAACAAATAAGAGAAGTGGCTTATGACGTTGAGGATGTTCTCGATGAGTTCATGCTCAGCCAAGCACAACAGCAGCAGGGTGCTTGGGGATGCATCAATTTTCTTCATATACTCATCAAGCAGTTTATGGTGCGCCATAAGACTGCATCATCGATACGAGATATCAAAACCCGAGTCAGTAagattaaagaaagaaaagatgctTACTCTCTGTATAGTATAGCGCAAACTTCAAGCTCCAAAAAAATGAGTGATCAATGGTATGATCCGCGACTGAAAGCTCTTTTCATTGAGGAAGCTGATCTTGTGGGCATCGATGTGCCAAGGAGTCAATTGATTGAATGGTTGGTCGATGAAGATTCAAGACTTTCGACGATTTCAGTGGTCGGGATGGGTGGCCTTGGCAAGACCACTCTGGTGAAGAAAGTCTATGATAACCAACAGGTGAAGAAATGTTTTGAGACATACGCTTGGATCACTGTCTCACAATCGTTCAAAGCGGAGGAACTGCTTCGAACCATGGTAAAGCAATTCTTTAAGGAGAAGAAAGATCCATCTCCCCAAGGTTTAGACGTGATGACACAGGTCGAGCTCATACAAGTGCTACGGAGCTACTTGCAGAACAAAAGGTATGTACTTGttcttgatgatgtgtgggaggCAGACGTATGGAATTTCATAGGCAATGCATTGCCCAATAACGAAAATGGTAGCAGGGTAATGATCACTACACGCAAAGGTGATGTCGCATCATCTTCTTGCATCGGACCCTCTGATCTCATCTACAATCTCCAACCTCTGCATCCAACAGAGGCTTGGTCCCTCTTTTGCAAGAAGGCATTCCACTCGCACAATGAGAATAGATGCCCTCCTGGATTGGAGAAGCTTTCAGAAAGCTTTGTAGATAAATGCGGAGGATTACCGcttgcactacaagaaaactag
- the LOC131256515 gene encoding ribonuclease TUDOR 1-like, with amino-acid sequence MQQSKRLPAVVDYVLSGHRFKLLIPKETCSIPFSFSSVRCPSRDEPFSDEAIAFMRRKILQRDVEIEVETVDRTGTFLSSLWESKTNMAVVLLESGLARLQTAFGADRIPDSHLLAKTEQSAKNQRLKIWENHVEG; translated from the exons ATGCAACAGAGTAAAAGGCTACCCGCTGTTGTGGATTACGTCCTTAGTGGTCATCGGTTTAAATTGTTAATCCCCAAGGAAACTTGCAGCATTCCATTCTCCTTCTCTAGTGTTAGATGCCCTAGCCGCGATGAGCCTTTCTCAGATGAAGCAATTGCCTTCATGAGAAGAAAGATCTTGCAGAGGGATGTAGAG ATTGAAGTCGAAACAGTTGATAGAACTGGAACCTTCTTGAGTTCTTTATGGGAATCAAAGACCAACATGGCTGTGGTTCTTCTAGAGTCTGGGCTGGCAAGGCTTCAAACTGCTTTTGGTGCTGACAGGATTCCTGATTCTCACCTACTTGCAAAGACTGAGCAGTCTGCAAAAAACCAGAGATTGAAG ATTTGGGAAAATCATGTTGAAGGATAG
- the LOC131255302 gene encoding disease resistance protein RPM1-like, with the protein MIHRSLGLEFESHDNLRRMMKILLLSFNDLPYYLKSCFLYLSIFPEDYRIKRMKLIRLWIAEGFVERKVGRTKEEVAEGYLNELIARNLVHVHEWKLYGKVVTCRIHDLVQEMFIPKFREEHFFASSVEENTMPCNRIRRLSIYKDENFPKFDAFSCLRSLFIFGVEGLSNAPAISSFSSLRLLRVVDLENTSMGIFPDDLTSLLHLRYLSLENTKIKKLPSSLGKLKNLETLNLKGTFVCELPAEILKLKCLCHLLVYRYRTGDGYYIPCDCVDGIKVPAGIGSMRSLQKLAHIEAESGIIRELGNLTQLRRLGIIKLRVEDGNDLCTSIEKMIHLHSFSVISMAEEEVLDLHSLSHSPLPLRCLNLIGRLEKLPEWIASLHNLVTVCLRCSRLRDDPLKALQSLPNLVELELDRAYDGEELCCEGRGYPRLKKLWLFELSGLKNMRVEKGAMSSLEELDIRRCEELVEAPLWLEHVTNLKILDLYDMSEAFLNGLRKDGVEELVDCIHHIPFIQYTDTQTNTHWELS; encoded by the coding sequence ATGATTCACCGTAGCCTTGGATTGGAGTTTGAAAGCCATGACAATCTtagaagaatgatgaaaatatTATTGCTCAGTTTCAATGACTTGCCTTACTACCTGAAATCATGCTTCTTGTATTTGAGTATTTTCCCCGAGGACTATCGGATTAAGCGTATGAAACTAATTCGCCTATGGATAGCCGAGGGCTTTGTAGAAAGAAAAGTAGGCAGGACAAAGGAAGAGGTTGCTGAAGGTTACCTCAATGAGCTCATCGCTAGAAATCTGGTTCACGTGCATGAATGGAAATTATATGGGAAGGTGGTCACTTGTCGCATCCATGATCTTGTGCAAGAGATGTTTATTCCAAAATTCAGGGAGGAGCATTTCTTTGCATCTTCTGTTGAAGAGAACACAATGCCTTGTAACAGAATCCGGCGTCTGTCCATTTATAAAGATGAgaattttccaaaatttgatgCCTTCTCCTGCCTTCGCTCGTTGTTCATTTTTGGTGTGGAAGGACTATCTAATGCCCCTGCAATCTCTTCATTTTCCAGCTTAAGGTTGTTGAGGGTGGTGGATCTTGAAAACACGTCCATGGgaatctttcctgatgatctaacaAGCTTGTTGCATTTGAGATACTTAAGCTTGGAGAATACAAAGATCAAGAAGCTTCCTAGTTCGTTGGGGAAGCTAAAGAACTTGGAAACATTGAATCTTAAGGGCACATTCGTATGTGAATTGCCGGCTGAGATTCTCAAGCTCAAGTGCCTATGCCATCTTCTGGTTTACCGCTATAGGACTGGAGACGGATATTATATACCATGTGATTGTGTAGATGGAATTAAGGTGCCTGCTGGAATCGGGAGCATGAGATCCCTACAGAAGTTGGCACATATAGAGGCAGAGAGCGGCATCATTAGAGAGCTGGGGAATCTTACCCAACTGAGGAGGTTAGGCATTATCAAGCTAAGAGTGGAAGATGGGAATGATTTATGCACTTCCATTGAGAAGATGATTCACCTTCACTCCTTTTCTGTGATATCAATGGCCGAGGAGGAGGTTCTCGACCTGCATTCTTTATCACATTCTCCGCTACCTCTTCGATGTCTAAATTTGATAGGGCGTTTGGAGAAGTTACCTGAATGGATTGCCTCACTTCATAATCTGGTCACCGTTTGTCTGAGATGCTCAAGATTGAGGGATGATCCACTCAAAGCCCTTCAATCACTGCCCAATTTGGTGGAACTCGAACTAGATCGAGCTTATGATGGAGAAGAGTTATGTTGCGAGGGTAGAGGATATCCAAGACTCAAGAAATTATGGCTCTTTGAGTTGAGCGGGTTGAAGAATATGAGGGTGGAGAAGGGAGCAATGTCTAGCCTTGAAGAGCTAGATATTAGACGTTGCGAAGAATTAGTGGAGGCGCCGTTGTGGCTCGAACACGTCACTAACCTCAAAATACTTGACCTGTATGATATGTCGGAGGCTTTCTTGAATGGGCTCAGAAAGGACGGAGTTGAAGAGTTAGTGGATTGCATTCACCACATCCCATTCATACAATATACAGACACTCAGACAAATACTCATTGGGAGTTGTCATGA